The Fimbriimonas ginsengisoli Gsoil 348 genome window below encodes:
- a CDS encoding TROVE domain-containing protein has product MNYAKLFNRATTHQSMPIPGSGQVLNHAGGFVYEVDGWTVLDRFLILGSEAGTFYVAPQKLTQENAQNVLKLIHEDGERVVRRIVEVSVAGRAPKNDSAIFALGLCASFGNDRTRAEALLALPSVCRTGTHLFQFAAVVDGLRGWGRGLRRAIGAWYNAKPVQELELQLVKYQQRDGWSNRDLLRLAHPKPESEAHRDLYKWVVSGADAPAGSKRIEAMQRLKGMTDAAEAAKVITEARLPREAVPTELLNKAEVWEALMTDMPMTAMVRNLATMTRVGLLTPKSEATKTVKMRLADAERIPRARVHPMALLFALRTYASGHGLRGSAEWTPVTSIVDALDSAFYLAFANVEPTNKRYLLGMDVSGSMSNAFIAGTAMTAAEASAAMAMVTVATEEAVTPMAFSTIFTPLSLSKRMRLDQATNSMRGLPFAGTDCAQPMIYAMERKLPIDVFVVYTDSETWHGMIHPSQALVQYRQMMGIDAKLVVVGMTATKFSIANPNDRGMLDVVGFDASVPSVMAEFVGGGR; this is encoded by the coding sequence ATGAACTACGCAAAGCTATTTAACCGCGCGACGACTCACCAGTCGATGCCAATCCCGGGATCTGGACAAGTCCTGAATCATGCCGGCGGCTTCGTCTATGAAGTCGACGGTTGGACGGTGCTTGACCGGTTCCTGATCCTCGGCAGCGAGGCCGGGACCTTCTACGTCGCCCCGCAGAAGCTGACCCAGGAAAACGCCCAGAACGTGCTCAAGCTCATCCACGAGGATGGAGAGCGCGTGGTTCGGCGCATCGTGGAAGTCAGCGTGGCGGGTCGGGCGCCGAAGAACGATTCGGCGATCTTCGCGCTGGGGCTCTGCGCTTCGTTCGGCAACGACCGGACGCGCGCCGAGGCACTGCTCGCGTTGCCGTCGGTCTGCCGAACCGGAACGCACCTGTTCCAGTTCGCCGCGGTCGTCGACGGACTGCGCGGGTGGGGTCGGGGACTTCGCCGGGCGATCGGAGCTTGGTACAACGCCAAACCGGTTCAGGAGCTGGAGCTGCAGTTGGTTAAGTACCAGCAGCGCGACGGCTGGTCGAACCGCGACTTGCTGCGCTTGGCTCACCCGAAGCCGGAAAGCGAAGCTCACCGCGACCTATACAAGTGGGTCGTGAGCGGCGCGGACGCCCCGGCGGGAAGCAAGCGGATCGAGGCGATGCAGCGACTGAAGGGAATGACCGACGCGGCGGAGGCCGCAAAGGTCATTACCGAAGCGCGGCTGCCTCGTGAGGCGGTACCGACCGAGTTGCTCAACAAGGCCGAGGTTTGGGAAGCGTTGATGACGGACATGCCGATGACGGCGATGGTGCGGAACCTGGCGACGATGACTCGCGTGGGACTGCTCACGCCCAAGTCGGAGGCGACGAAGACGGTGAAGATGCGCTTGGCGGATGCCGAAAGGATTCCCCGGGCGAGGGTTCACCCGATGGCGCTGCTGTTCGCGCTCCGGACGTACGCGTCCGGGCACGGACTGCGCGGCTCCGCCGAGTGGACGCCGGTCACGTCGATCGTCGATGCGCTCGACTCAGCGTTCTACCTCGCGTTTGCGAACGTAGAGCCGACGAACAAGCGGTACTTGCTGGGGATGGACGTTTCGGGCTCGATGAGCAACGCATTCATCGCGGGTACGGCAATGACGGCGGCGGAAGCCTCGGCGGCGATGGCGATGGTGACGGTGGCGACGGAGGAGGCGGTAACGCCGATGGCGTTCTCCACGATCTTCACGCCGTTGTCGCTCTCGAAGCGGATGCGGCTGGACCAGGCGACGAACTCGATGCGGGGGCTTCCGTTCGCGGGAACGGACTGCGCCCAGCCGATGATCTACGCGATGGAGCGAAAGCTGCCGATCGACGTCTTCGTGGTCTACACGGACAGCGAGACGTGGCACGGCATGATCCACCCATCGCAGGCGTTGGTGCAGTACCGCCAGATGATGGGGATCGATGCGAAGCTTGTCGTCGTCGGAATGACCGCGACCAAGTTCAGCATCGCCAACCCGAACGACCGCGGAATGCTCGACGTCGTCGGCTTCGACGCCAGCGTGCCGAGCGTGATGGCGGAGTTCGTGGGCGGTGGGCGCTAG
- the thpR gene encoding RNA 2',3'-cyclic phosphodiesterase, whose amino-acid sequence MKRLFIGLELSEVVRDRVVALQDRLKDVATRQGVRFVRPEKIHLTVVFLGHLPEESVEAIDALCVPICAGSEPVRLVVKGLGAFPSLYRPRALWAGVDGDLPALKHLQAALEEALKTLLPLDEKPYVPHLTLARLSPGSKEVGRMATGLSTELGELAIADWDVAQVLLFESTPDGRYEVLKRWNLGNLPVA is encoded by the coding sequence ATGAAGCGGCTCTTTATCGGTCTAGAACTAAGCGAAGTGGTCCGCGACCGCGTGGTCGCCTTGCAAGACCGCCTGAAGGACGTCGCGACCCGGCAAGGGGTTCGGTTCGTCCGGCCGGAGAAGATCCACCTCACCGTGGTGTTCTTAGGCCATCTTCCGGAGGAGAGCGTGGAAGCCATCGACGCCCTTTGCGTTCCGATTTGCGCCGGATCTGAGCCCGTCCGGTTAGTCGTGAAGGGTTTGGGGGCGTTTCCCAGCCTCTATCGCCCCCGCGCCCTGTGGGCAGGAGTCGACGGCGATCTCCCGGCACTGAAGCATCTGCAAGCTGCTCTCGAGGAGGCACTCAAAACGCTTTTGCCCCTGGATGAGAAACCCTACGTGCCCCACCTCACCCTCGCCCGCCTCTCACCCGGCTCGAAGGAGGTTGGGCGGATGGCAACCGGCCTGTCGACCGAGCTAGGCGAGCTGGCGATCGCCGACTGGGATGTCGCCCAGGTGCTCCTTTTTGAAAGCACGCCAGATGGGCGGTACGAGGTTTTAAAGCGTTGGAATCTCGGAAACCTTCCCGTCGCCTAA
- a CDS encoding prepilin-type N-terminal cleavage/methylation domain-containing protein, translating to MTKFSRAFTLIELLVVIAIIAILAAILFPVFAQAKEAAKKTACLSNLRQIGTSFALYLNDADDRFPDRRDLKQSLPGGWKPWSTWPASDPRGGWAMITLHPYTHNDDIWSCDSIRGSAVGSVVQVKQTLRDESTSPASRYWLWRFDQITDPVPLDNFWGKTPDQTVSDLQEAKNPQAGNPQGEAEVELAVDPYFPGTIPSVDASLKGKAVHTGGRNRLFEDGHAKWLRDIRTKA from the coding sequence ATGACGAAATTTAGTCGTGCGTTTACACTGATCGAACTGCTGGTCGTCATCGCTATCATCGCGATCTTGGCGGCAATTTTATTTCCGGTTTTTGCCCAGGCGAAAGAGGCGGCAAAGAAGACAGCCTGCCTGAGCAATCTCCGCCAAATCGGAACGTCGTTCGCCCTCTATCTGAACGATGCCGACGACCGGTTTCCGGACCGCCGCGACCTAAAGCAATCGCTGCCAGGCGGGTGGAAACCCTGGAGCACTTGGCCTGCCTCCGATCCGCGGGGCGGATGGGCAATGATTACTCTTCACCCCTACACCCACAACGACGACATCTGGTCTTGCGACTCGATCCGCGGCTCAGCGGTTGGCAGCGTCGTTCAAGTGAAGCAGACCTTGCGGGACGAGTCCACCAGTCCGGCCTCCCGCTATTGGCTATGGCGATTCGACCAGATCACCGATCCGGTGCCGCTAGACAATTTCTGGGGGAAAACACCCGATCAAACGGTGTCCGACCTACAAGAAGCCAAAAATCCCCAAGCCGGAAATCCGCAGGGAGAGGCGGAAGTCGAGTTGGCGGTCGATCCCTATTTCCCCGGCACCATTCCCTCCGTGGACGCCTCGCTGAAAGGCAAGGCAGTTCATACTGGCGGCCGAAATCGGCTGTTCGAAGACGGCCACGCGAAATGGCTGCGGGATATCCGTACCAAAGCGTGA
- a CDS encoding serine hydrolase, whose protein sequence is MITIGLALTAVVAAQSPSPLDLARFADNAAKAALAKYSDRGVKPDQIGITLAVLDRKGNSFQSGSYRGAEAMYPASVVKMFFLAYAGHLLEKKKLRMTPELERAVHDMIVDSVNDATGLVLETVTGTTGGPELSPKELARWMDKRQAVNRWFASLGYPTLNACQKTWNEGPYGRERQGYGPHFELRNSLSPNVCVRLMSDIALDKIVSPGQCAWMRGYLSRAIPADSKETNEQSKLFSGKVLPSGTKLWSKAGWTDTVRHDVAYIQLPDGREFVYAIFTKDHSNEAGLIPFIASAMLKELGVKPVE, encoded by the coding sequence ATGATTACGATCGGCCTCGCGCTTACTGCCGTTGTCGCAGCTCAATCCCCTTCGCCTCTGGATCTGGCGCGTTTCGCGGACAATGCCGCCAAAGCGGCGCTCGCCAAGTATTCGGACAGAGGGGTCAAGCCCGACCAAATCGGCATCACGCTGGCCGTTCTGGATCGTAAAGGGAACTCGTTCCAATCTGGCTCATACCGGGGCGCGGAGGCGATGTACCCGGCGAGCGTGGTCAAGATGTTCTTCCTCGCCTACGCGGGTCACCTCTTGGAGAAGAAGAAACTCCGAATGACCCCCGAGCTCGAGCGAGCCGTCCACGACATGATCGTCGACTCCGTCAACGACGCCACCGGACTCGTTCTAGAGACGGTCACCGGTACGACGGGTGGTCCGGAGCTCTCCCCGAAAGAGCTTGCGAGATGGATGGACAAGCGCCAAGCCGTCAACCGATGGTTCGCCTCCCTCGGGTACCCCACCCTGAATGCCTGCCAGAAAACCTGGAACGAGGGACCGTACGGTCGCGAACGTCAAGGCTACGGACCGCACTTCGAGCTCCGAAATTCCCTCAGCCCGAACGTTTGCGTCAGGCTGATGTCCGATATCGCCCTGGACAAGATTGTCAGTCCTGGACAATGCGCGTGGATGCGTGGGTACCTTTCGCGCGCGATTCCGGCCGATTCCAAGGAGACGAACGAGCAGTCGAAGCTCTTCTCCGGCAAGGTGCTCCCCAGCGGAACCAAACTATGGTCGAAGGCAGGGTGGACCGATACCGTTCGTCACGACGTGGCCTACATCCAGCTTCCGGACGGACGAGAGTTCGTCTATGCGATCTTCACAAAAGATCACAGCAACGAGGCCGGATTGATCCCGTTTATCGCGTCTGCGATGCTGAAAGAGCTCGGCGTGAAACCGGTCGAGTGA
- a CDS encoding acylphosphatase, producing MATRRFVVKGRVQGVGFRYFVSQTARSLGVLGEVWNRRDGGVEVIAEHEEPMVLVEFENLLWEGPGYVHAVLGEESTGSFSDFKIGYSR from the coding sequence GTGGCGACAAGGCGGTTCGTGGTGAAGGGAAGGGTGCAGGGGGTCGGCTTCCGCTACTTTGTCAGCCAGACCGCCCGCAGCCTTGGAGTGCTTGGCGAAGTATGGAATCGCCGCGACGGCGGCGTCGAGGTCATAGCCGAGCACGAAGAGCCGATGGTTTTGGTCGAATTCGAGAACCTTTTGTGGGAAGGTCCGGGCTACGTCCATGCGGTGCTCGGAGAAGAGTCGACGGGTTCGTTTTCCGATTTCAAGATCGGCTACTCCCGTTGA
- a CDS encoding alpha/beta hydrolase, with protein sequence MASRLTRLVRDPSPPSGDAPLLILLHGLGSDERDLMGLAPELDPRLRVVTLRAPHPWMQGGYAWFNLEWDDEGIHIDAAQVVASLELLVSEILAVTAELRPRHLFLGGFSQGAVMTLGVTLRRPDIFTGSLLLSGTHVPELFVGADPAVADVPFLIQHGLYDPVLPVAEARTMRDAVTAMGSPVDYREYPMGHEVSYASLRDAKQWLASRAFG encoded by the coding sequence GTGGCCTCACGACTCACGCGCTTGGTTCGCGACCCGTCGCCGCCTAGCGGCGACGCCCCCTTGCTCATCCTGCTTCACGGCTTGGGAAGCGACGAGCGCGACCTTATGGGGTTGGCTCCGGAGCTCGATCCGCGGCTGCGCGTGGTGACCCTTCGAGCGCCCCATCCTTGGATGCAGGGAGGCTACGCGTGGTTCAACCTCGAATGGGACGACGAAGGGATCCACATCGATGCCGCCCAGGTGGTGGCGAGCCTCGAGCTTCTCGTCTCGGAGATCCTGGCCGTCACCGCCGAGCTACGCCCCCGGCATCTGTTCCTTGGCGGCTTCAGCCAAGGCGCCGTGATGACCCTGGGCGTGACGTTGCGCCGTCCCGATATCTTCACCGGGTCGCTGCTGCTAAGCGGCACCCACGTGCCGGAGCTCTTCGTCGGCGCCGACCCGGCGGTAGCGGATGTGCCGTTTTTGATTCAACACGGTCTCTATGACCCGGTTCTGCCGGTAGCCGAGGCGCGAACGATGCGCGACGCCGTCACCGCCATGGGCTCGCCCGTCGACTACCGGGAGTACCCGATGGGCCACGAGGTGAGCTACGCAAGCCTCCGGGACGCCAAACAATGGCTCGCGTCTCGGGCGTTTGGGTAG